The window TGCAAGAAACAGAAAACCTCGAAGCGGGCAAAAATTGTCTTAAGGAAATCCGCGAATCCCTCCTGATGAGTAAGTCCGAACTTGCCCGAACCGCCCATGTTTCACCGATCACCATCAGCCGTATTGAAAAAGGTATGGCCTGTAGAATGGAGACCAAGCGAAAAATCATCCTGGCACTGGGTTTCAAACTCAAAGACAAAGACAAAATTTTTAGCGATTAAAAGAGAATACTATGTTTTTCGGGAAAAAAGATCAACTTGTCGGCCTGGACATCGGCTCGAGATCCATCAAGGTAGCCGAGTTGGCGGAAACCAAAAAAGGTCCCAGTTTGAAAAAGTTCGGACTGATCGACCTCGCCCCGGGAGCCATTGAGGAAGGCCTCGTGCGGGACCCCAAAGCCGTTGCGGACAGCATTCGGGAGCTTTTCAAACTCTACAATGTCAGCGAACAGAATGTTGCCATATCCATCGGTGGCTACTCCGTAATCGTCAAAAAAATCTTTGTGCCCTCCATGACGGAGGAAAAGCTCCAGGAGACGATCCACCTTGAGGCCGAACAGTACATTCCCTTCGATATCAGCGATGTCAATCTCGATTTCCAGATTATCGGGGAAAGTGAACACAACGCCAACCAGATGGCCGTGCTGCTGGTCGCCGCCAAGAAGGAAATGATCAACGACTACGTTCAGCTGGTTCAAATGGCCGGCCTGAACCCTTGCACCATCGACATCGATGCCTTCGCGCTGCAAAACATTTTCGAGATCAATCATCAGGACAATCCGGACAACGTGGCCCTGATCGATATTGGCGCAAGCAAGACCTCCTTGAATATCCTGAAAGGCAAGACCTCCGTTTTCATGCGGGATGTTTCCCTGGGATGTGCCCAGATCAATCAAAAAATGGTGTCGCTTTTGGGGTGCTCTTTTGAAGAGGCGGAGCATATCAAGCTCAGTGAGCAGCCCGAGGGCATTTCACCCGAGAACCTGCGGGAGATCACCTCGGCCATCGTATCCGACTGGTGCACAGAAATCAGGCGGGCGCTTGATTTTTTCTATTCCACCTACCCCGACGATCATGTCAAGCGGATCGTTCTCAGCGGTGGCGGGGCCAATATCGGCGAATTCAGGGATCTGCTGGCGGTGGAAACCTCGGCGGATGTCACGGCGATCAACCCGTTTGCCAGCTACTACGTCGACGACGAGAAGTTTGATCCGGCATATTTGGAAAAAATCGGTCCCCAGGCAGCCATTTGCATGGGATTAGCTAACAGAAGAGTAAATGACAAATGATACGAATCAATCTACTGCCATTTCGGGCGGCGCGCAAAAAGGAAAATGTTCGCAAGCAGGCGTCTATTTTCATGCTCTCGATTTTTCTGGGCGTCATTCTGCTTGGCTACTTGAGTTTCATGTTCGGCAGCAAGGTCGGCAAGATGTCGACGCGGATCCAGGAGACCAAAACTGCCCTGGCGCAATTCGATGTCCAGGCAAAAGAGGTCGACCAAATTCAAAAAGATCTGGAAGTTCTCAAAAAAAAGATAGACGTGATCACCAACCTCAAATCCAATCGCAAAGGGCCGGTTCTCCTTTTGGATAGCCTGACCCAGTTGGTGATACCCAAGCGCATGTGGCTCACCAATCTGGAGGCCAAGGGCGATGGGGTCAACATCAAGGGCGTCGCCCTGGACAACCGCACCGTTGCGGATTTCATGACCCAGCTGGAAAAATCCAAACTGTTTGCCAGCGTAAACTTGTCGACCCTCAATCAGAAGACCATCCGGGACGAAATGAATCTGAAGAGTTTCATCATCACCTGCAACAAAGCGGCGGCAGAAAACACGGTGACCAGCGAGGCCAAAAAACAATGAAAAAGTCACGCAATCCCATTCAGATCTTGGATCCGGTTTTCGGAAAATTTGAAAACTTATCGAAGCTGCACCGGATTCTGGTTGTCTGCGGAACCATCGCCATTCTTGTGGGCGGCTTCACCTATTTTTCCTACTACCCGAAGCTGAAGACCCTGAATGCCCAGAAGAAGGAGTACACCCTTCTCCATCAAAAGCTGACCGCGGCCCAGCAGAAAGCGGCCAACCTGGAGAAATTCCGGGAGGAAAAGCGCAAAGTCGAAGCCCACTTCCAGGTGGTCAAAAAAGCCCTTCCCGAAAAGGAGGATATTCCCTCCCTGCTGGCGGGGGTCTCGCAGTCCGGTCAGGATTCCGGTCTGGATTTCGTTCTGTTCCAGCCCAACCCTGAAGTTCTCAAGGACTTTTACGCCGAGATTCCGGTTTCCATCAACGTGACCGGCGAGTATCACAATGTGGCGTCCTTTTTTGACCGGGTATCCCGTCTTTCCAGGATTGTCGACATCAAGGACATCGAAATGACACCGATTTCGGATGTCAAAACGGTCAGGAAGGCCTCGGCCAACAGTTCGCAGGCGGTCCCGGCCAACGTCCTGAGCACCAAATGCACCGCTGTCACCTACAAATTCGTCGAAAAAGCGCCCCAGCAAACGGCCCCCGACGCCACCAAGTCCAAAAAATCCGAAAAGAAGAAATAAGCCATGGATAAAAAACACGCCATTAAAGTGACTTCCGCCTGTTTCGTCCTTTCGCTGCTGATCCTTACGGGCTGTGAAACGCGCACCAAAACGGCC is drawn from Desulfobacteraceae bacterium and contains these coding sequences:
- a CDS encoding pilus assembly protein PilM — its product is MFFGKKDQLVGLDIGSRSIKVAELAETKKGPSLKKFGLIDLAPGAIEEGLVRDPKAVADSIRELFKLYNVSEQNVAISIGGYSVIVKKIFVPSMTEEKLQETIHLEAEQYIPFDISDVNLDFQIIGESEHNANQMAVLLVAAKKEMINDYVQLVQMAGLNPCTIDIDAFALQNIFEINHQDNPDNVALIDIGASKTSLNILKGKTSVFMRDVSLGCAQINQKMVSLLGCSFEEAEHIKLSEQPEGISPENLREITSAIVSDWCTEIRRALDFFYSTYPDDHVKRIVLSGGGANIGEFRDLLAVETSADVTAINPFASYYVDDEKFDPAYLEKIGPQAAICMGLANRRVNDK
- a CDS encoding PilN domain-containing protein encodes the protein MIRINLLPFRAARKKENVRKQASIFMLSIFLGVILLGYLSFMFGSKVGKMSTRIQETKTALAQFDVQAKEVDQIQKDLEVLKKKIDVITNLKSNRKGPVLLLDSLTQLVIPKRMWLTNLEAKGDGVNIKGVALDNRTVADFMTQLEKSKLFASVNLSTLNQKTIRDEMNLKSFIITCNKAAAENTVTSEAKKQ
- a CDS encoding helix-turn-helix transcriptional regulator, with product MQETENLEAGKNCLKEIRESLLMSKSELARTAHVSPITISRIEKGMACRMETKRKIILALGFKLKDKDKIFSD
- a CDS encoding type 4a pilus biogenesis protein PilO, with amino-acid sequence MKKSRNPIQILDPVFGKFENLSKLHRILVVCGTIAILVGGFTYFSYYPKLKTLNAQKKEYTLLHQKLTAAQQKAANLEKFREEKRKVEAHFQVVKKALPEKEDIPSLLAGVSQSGQDSGLDFVLFQPNPEVLKDFYAEIPVSINVTGEYHNVASFFDRVSRLSRIVDIKDIEMTPISDVKTVRKASANSSQAVPANVLSTKCTAVTYKFVEKAPQQTAPDATKSKKSEKKK